One genomic region from Spirosoma sp. KCTC 42546 encodes:
- a CDS encoding SDR family oxidoreductase codes for MENGIDGKVVAITGASSGIGEAIALLLANRGAKVVLGARRSDRLAELEARIRSAGGDAVHVLTDVKRRGDLVRLVDVACERYGKLDVMINNAGMSQLSRIDELDVEGWEEMIDVNLKGVLYGIAAAIPAFQKQGSGHIINIISTSGIKIVPMQGVYAGTKNAVRTISEAMRQESGGRWRVTGISPGFVQTEFANTIKDLSMKAAVLDKMGSIAISPDAIARAVAFAIEQPADVELGDMVIRPAIQD; via the coding sequence ATGGAAAATGGAATTGACGGTAAAGTTGTAGCCATCACAGGGGCTAGTAGCGGAATAGGGGAAGCCATTGCCCTCCTGCTCGCTAACCGAGGGGCCAAAGTCGTTCTGGGCGCGCGCCGGTCAGATCGGCTGGCGGAGCTTGAAGCCCGCATCAGATCGGCGGGTGGCGACGCTGTTCATGTGCTCACAGACGTTAAACGAAGGGGTGACTTAGTACGCCTTGTCGACGTAGCCTGTGAACGTTACGGCAAACTTGATGTTATGATCAACAATGCAGGCATGAGTCAGCTCTCCCGTATCGACGAACTGGATGTTGAGGGATGGGAGGAAATGATCGATGTGAATCTTAAAGGTGTATTATACGGGATTGCCGCTGCCATTCCTGCTTTTCAGAAACAAGGTTCAGGCCATATCATCAACATTATTTCGACCTCAGGTATAAAGATTGTACCTATGCAAGGCGTATATGCTGGTACCAAAAATGCGGTTCGCACCATAAGCGAAGCCATGCGTCAAGAGTCGGGCGGACGGTGGCGGGTAACGGGTATATCGCCGGGGTTTGTACAGACTGAATTCGCCAATACGATAAAAGATCTCTCCATGAAGGCCGCTGTCCTTGACAAGATGGGATCGATTGCTATTTCACCCGATGCCATTGCCAGGGCCGTTGCCTTCGCCATTGAGCAACCCGCCGATGTTGAGCTGGGTGATATGGTTATTCGGCCAGCCATACAGGATTGA